Below is a genomic region from Leptospira yasudae.
TGGAAGTCCACGAAATCCCCCGCGCAAGGGATCGATGCGGGGTCCGAAGGACCGAAGCGGAGAGCCCGGTGGTGGGCGCTCCTAACGAAGCACCTCGCTCTCTACGGATCATTCGGTAGGATCTCCTACCTCTCGGCTTATTTCAGAATCAACGAAAGATCTTCGCCCCACCATGCGCCCCACCGTTTCCGCATGCGACAGAATGTTCTTGTAAAAAGGCAGGAATGTGGGAACTCTTGCGGAAATGAATCCTACGCTCGTCGGCCTTTCCGTCGCATTCTTTTCGGTCTTGATCGCGATTCTTTTGGAAGGAGCCCATTTCTTATCGTTCTTCAAGGTTTCCGCTCTTTTACTCATCATCGGCGGAACTGCGGGCGCGACCTTTGCGAGTTTCTCCCTCGAACAAATCAAGGATCTCATTTTAAATCTGCAAACATCCGTATTCCCCCGACGCAAACTTCCCCTTGGAGAACTCTTTCTGGATTTTGCCGAACGCGCACGTAAGAACGGACTTCTTTCTCTCGAGGACAATCTCAAGTCGATTCAAGATCCGTTTTTGCAAAGAGGAATTCAACTCATCGTGGACGGAACCGATCCGCGCGCGGTCGAGGAAATTCTTTTCGAATCCGCGCTCGCGATGGAAGACAAGGAAGCGAACTCGGCAAAGATTTTGGAAACCGCGGGAGGATTTTCTCCTACGGTCGGGATCATCGGAACCGTCATGGGTTTGGTCGGAGTTCTGGAAAACTTGGGCGCGGGAACGCGCGCACTCGGAGAAGGAATCGCGACCGCGTTCATCGCGACCTTTTACGGAATCGCATTCGCGAACTTACTCTTCTTCCCTCTTGCAAACCGAATCAAGTCCTGGTCCAAGGAACAATCCGATCGCAGACAAGCGATCATCCGAGGAGTCATCGCTCTGCAAAGCGGAGACAACCGTCGGATTCTTATGGAAAGAATGACCCCGTTTATCGGCGGTTGAAGTCCAGGCCGCTGACTTCGCAAAATGTAGGATCTCCTGCGAAACGTTTTATGTCGGCGAAACTCTCTTGTCCGTGACATTCGTAGCGAACAAAACTTTGTATGAGTTCCTACAAACTTGCTCCGACAAATCATCGGGACGCAGAGAAGAGTTTTCTCAAGCGGGATTAAAAATTTCTTTCCTTCTCCAATAGAAAGGATTGAGTCTTCCCCCATGCCTCCTTCCTTGCAAAAAGTTCTCGGGCCGTTTCATCTCTGGGGAATCTCGGTCGGTCTTGTGATTTCCGGGGATTACTTCGGATGGAATCTCGGCTGGGCCCATTCCAACTTTTGGGAATTTGCCGTGGCCGTCGGTTTGATCGCGATCTTTTATTCCTGCTTTTCCTTGTGTTTCACAGAACTCGCGACCTCGATCCCGCACGCGGGCGGCCCTTCTGCATACGCGCATGTCGCCTTAGGGCCGTTAGGCGGATTAGTCGCCGGATTTTTCACCCTCGTTGAATTCGTATTGGCCCCGCCGGCAATCGCTTCGGCTCTCGGAGGTTACTTTCACTTTTTAGTTCCAGTCGTCGATGCGAATCTCGCGTCCAACGGATTCTTTATTCTTTTGATCGGAATCAATCTCTTAGGAATCAAACAAACCGCGCGCTTCGAATTGTTCGTCACGTTGACGGCGGTGTTCGGACTTATTCTTTACTTCGCGTTTTTGGTCCCTCACTTTCGGTGGGAACGAATCGCAACGAATTCTACATTCAATTTTTGGAATCTGTTTCCGGCCTTGCCGTATGCGATCTGGTTTTTTCTCGCGGTGGAAGGCGTCGCTATGGCCGCGGAAGAAGTGAAAAATCCGGAAAAAGATATTCCTCTCGGTTATCTTTCCGGAATCGGCACTTTGGTACTATTGGCGTTCGGAGTTTTATTCGGAACCGCGGGAATCGTTTCCACAAACTCGGTCTCCACTTTGGATTATCCGCTTTCGTTCACATTAGGAAATCTTTATGGATCTTCATCCTGGATCGCGCGTTTGTTTACCGGAATCGGATTGTTCGGCTTGATCGCGTCCTTGCTCGGAATCATACTCGGATATTCGAGACAGATCTATGCGCTCGCTAAAGAAGGATTCTTACCGAGAATTCTCGCCCGATTGAATCCGAAGACTCAGGCGCCGAGTTTCGCGATCGTGATCGGCGGACTTGTCGGA
It encodes:
- a CDS encoding motility protein A, with product MNPTLVGLSVAFFSVLIAILLEGAHFLSFFKVSALLLIIGGTAGATFASFSLEQIKDLILNLQTSVFPRRKLPLGELFLDFAERARKNGLLSLEDNLKSIQDPFLQRGIQLIVDGTDPRAVEEILFESALAMEDKEANSAKILETAGGFSPTVGIIGTVMGLVGVLENLGAGTRALGEGIATAFIATFYGIAFANLLFFPLANRIKSWSKEQSDRRQAIIRGVIALQSGDNRRILMERMTPFIGG
- the eat gene encoding ethanolamine permease; protein product: MPPSLQKVLGPFHLWGISVGLVISGDYFGWNLGWAHSNFWEFAVAVGLIAIFYSCFSLCFTELATSIPHAGGPSAYAHVALGPLGGLVAGFFTLVEFVLAPPAIASALGGYFHFLVPVVDANLASNGFFILLIGINLLGIKQTARFELFVTLTAVFGLILYFAFLVPHFRWERIATNSTFNFWNLFPALPYAIWFFLAVEGVAMAAEEVKNPEKDIPLGYLSGIGTLVLLAFGVLFGTAGIVSTNSVSTLDYPLSFTLGNLYGSSSWIARLFTGIGLFGLIASLLGIILGYSRQIYALAKEGFLPRILARLNPKTQAPSFAIVIGGLVGLLALQYGNTGELITLSAFGACGMYCISMISFFVLRIKNPDQKKPYQVPFYPILPAVAIALGFLCFITLAIYYTFSLMILAIGLTVAFLFFLGSKGFDLKRIPHSSLSPDQEESSFSRGDTDF